The sequence agcgaggacaggtctgtctcccaagatctgtgagagtaaaggatcatctttcaggataggttgtagatctctgatgatgcgctggagaggttttagttgggggctgaaggtgacagctagtggtgttctgttattttctttgttgggcctgtcttgtaggaggtgacttctgggtactcgtctggctctgtcaatctgttttttcacttcagcaggtgggtattgtagttttaagaatgcttgatagagatcttgtaggtgcttgtctctatccgagggattggagcaaatgcggttatatcttagagcttggctgtagacaatggatcgtgtggtgtgtcctggatggaagctggaggcatgtaggtaagtgtagcggtcagtaggtttccggtatagggtggtattgatgtgaccatcgcttattagcacagtagtgtccaggaaatggaccgcttgtgtggattgatctaggctgaggttgatggtgggatggaaattattgaaatcatggtgaaattcctcaagggcttcttttccatgcgTCCGTGTGGGTGCGCTGGTGGATGGCCAGGTGGGAGCGCCAGCTAAAGCTCTTCCCACAGGAGGGGCACGTGTCGGGTTTTTCGCCTGACTTGTCTTTCCAGAAGCCTGGCCCCTGCTGAGCATGTCTCTCCCCCGGGGGGTCtccctgctcagagctctgggatGTCTCACGCAGCTCTGCTCCCGCTGGCCTTTCCTGCTGCGgattctcctcctccatcccagcccctgctgtgtgtgagagggagagagaatccaGCCGGGGCTCGTTTCCTGTGCCGGGGAGAGAGGGTGTTTAAATATCAAAATACTGGGCTAATGAGGTGTTCGGAGACCACAGTGAGGAAAGGcttagagagggagagagagagaggtgtgcatATGCAGGGCCGGCatttccactaggcaaccctaggtggtcacctagggcggcaggatttggggggcggcattttgccgtccttggCGAAAatttggcagcggggggtccttccactccgggtctttggcagaaattcggcggcaggtccttcacttgctccaggacccgtcgccgaagtgccccgaagacgcagagcggaaggacccccgttgccgaatgctcagaggaggagcgctgccgcctagggtggcaaaaaccctggagcagtTCCTGTGCATATGGgagggagagagcgagagagaaagaaTAACCAGCTCTTATATATCACTTTCCATCTGTAGATAGGTGGGTGtgtaaagggatagataaaaagatAGATCCTAGCATTCAGATTTATCTGTATTAGACAGATTGGATACATTAGCTCAGGGGTaatcaaactgggggttgggacccctcagggggtcacgaggttattacatggggggttccGAGTTGtaagcctccaccccaaaccccgctttgcatccagcatttataatggtgttgaatatattaaaaaactgtttttaatttataaggggggggccgcactcagaggtttgctatgtgaaaggggtcaccagtaaaaaagtttgagaaccactgcattagctGGATCAGCAAATGAGGATCTAGAGAtgaagatagatagattagatgtgtacagggatggatagacagattcTAGAACCCagatctagctagctagctatccatccatcctcacACGCACTCATCAATCTATCTCATAGATGATTCAGGAACACTTCACTAAGTTTTATTATAACCTTTAATGACTTGCCAGGTTGAAATGGAGCCCTAGTAAaaattttcacagtggaaaaaaaaaaaagacctctctcctctttttttaaaaaatgcatattttagtAGTAATCATGTCAATACAAAACACTGATTCATGCTAGCAAAAACAGACACAAAAAGAAAGTAAAACCCCAGGTGCATGCAATAGCCATGTCTGTCAATGAGAAGTCCTTAGAAAGCATTCTGGGTATGTGCTATCAGAAGTCGGACTGAGTGGAAAATGGTTTTTCTGTCCAGCCAAAATGTTCAAGATTTTGCAAAACTTtcctgtcctgaatagggacaaaATATTGAAATCTCAAAGATGTTTGCAAATCgacaaactgaaaaagaaatgtGTTCAGGtttcaaaatcattttgaaatgttttgtttcaactgggaccttatttttccttttttattttaggtttttttaGTATACATTAAATTCCGTGAAGTCATTtggaaccaaaaaaacccaaagctttTTGCTTAAAAAATGTCAAAGGGGGACTTCTTCAAGACGTTCTACGCTCTTTCCTAGTGGGGAAGTTTGTTAAAACCCACACTTGCctgcaaatagttttggttttgAGGATTTGGtggtttttggggggtgggggggatgtcaAAACAATTCCCAATCAACTGTAATGAGAAGCTCACTTCTGTCCATTGATTTCACCTTCAGACCTTCCATTTGCAGTGCAGCCTAAAGATGAAATTAAGGGATAGAAGAACATCTGCTGTGGGTGTCATCCACCATGACTAAACAGTGCAGGTCTTTatcaccctctagtggctgggtGAAGTAAAAGGTTTATGAACCTGTGAGCTAAACTGTTTTTGCTCAGGTAGTGAGCTGAGAGGTGAAAACAGTATCTACTATCTCAGGCTGTGAGCTCCAAAGGTGCTAGAGTTCGTGACCCATGATCCATGTGTGTTGTTACAGTGGATTTACTCCAGCTAAGACCGTGGTCCTGAAAAATAAATATCTGACAGAACTTTGTTAAGGCTGCAGACACATCCCTCCGTCCTCTGTTGATAAAAGTGTCACTGCACAATAATTTCAAGGACAGATGAGCAGAGGCCATCAGACCCAACAGCGTAGAACTGGGAGATCCAGGAGTGACACCTGTTATGAGGACTGGGACCTGCTGGGGATGAGACTGAGTGAGATGTGACAGACCTGGGGGGCTCCCGGTGGcttggctgggaccccagcattCCCCTTCACTCCGAGCCAGTGCTGCTTATTCTTCACCTGGGTGGGCACCTCTGGGGATCTCCCTTTCCTGGGAGCCCTGGAAATCCGGGACCCTTGGCTCTTCCTCTCGCTCCATCGGGGAGGTCACGGGCCAGTCAGGGAATCCTGCTGGTGGGGAAGGAAACAGGCGAGGGAGAGGGCGCTTGGTGAAATCTCCCCTGAGGGCTTGGTACAGAGACCGTGCCCTGATTTTAACCCCAGGCTGTTCTCTGTAGTGGAGGGATGTTGGATCCAAGCAGGGGGGAAAGTTCACGGGGATCCCCTGGAGGCCGTGAGATttctggggagagaggggcagtgcCCCTTGCAGGGAACAAAGGGACTAAAAGCCAggaatcctgattcccagcctCTGCTCTAACCCTTTaggcctccagcccctccccacccagaggtggggctagaacccaggagtcctgattctctgCTCCCCCGCGCCCGGAGGCTGCTAAggggggcagggcattgggcTAATGACTCCCCGGGATGATGGGATCCTATCTGCGGCTCCAGTGCGGGAACCTCTAGGCTGGGTGTTCCCGGGAAATCCTTCCTCTGGGCACCCTGGTTCCTCCCGAGGCTCCAGCCCGGCTGGCCCAGCAGCGCAGCCCCGcctagccccctgcccccacgccGCGGCTGGCTCCGGGTGCGGGGGGCCCCGGGGCACGGAGCTGGGCGGCGCAGGGAGGCTGGAACCGGAGCCAGTCTGCGCCAGGAACCGGCAGCGGCTGGGATGTTTTCCCAGGGATGGTGTGTTTATAACGGTGCTGAttgcccggactcctgggtcctcagGGGAGAGGCCAGAAGGGAGGGAGCGCTgtgctcatctagtctgccctGCTGTGGGACACAGGGTCCCAGGGCTGCCCCCAAAGGACAGAGGCGGGCTGGGCCCCCAGTGTGTCCCCGCTGGGGGGCAGATGCACAGGAAGGGAGCGGAGAGGAAGAGCGAGATCCGCAGAGAGagtgaggaggggagaaggacccccccacacatacacccccccAGCAAGATAACCAGACAGCCGGGGGGATGGCAGCCCCGGTAGGAAACAGTCCCTGAGCTCTGCCCTTGGGCACTACTGTAACAAACCCGGTTAACAATAAGTATGGAGTGGGGCAGTGGGGTTAGAAATGTTCCCTAACCCCACTGGGCAATCAGAACCGCTCTGGGCCCCCGGGCAGGGGGGCTGACTAGCCCAGGGCAATGGGGAATGGGGCAcaaggcctttcccctctagggggcaccagctccagtccagccccagggcagggggaccggctggctcAGGGCAGCGGGGACGGGATAGATCAGGTTGGGGACTATCTGTGGTCCCTGCAGTGGCATTTGGGGAGTTACACAAGAGAGCATGTGAGCAGCATTGTTTTCACTGTCTGTCCTGTAATCACTCACCAGGCGCCGGTGGGGTTCGAGGAGGTGGCCGTGTATTTCTCCCGGGAGGAGTGGGGGCTCCTGGACGAAGGGCAGAGGCagctctacagggacgtcatgcaggagaattaCCAGACTCTGATCTCCCTGGGTGAGGCGCTggtgcccctgctccctggggatgtgtgggtgtgtgtgtgtgggggggggggcttatgCACCCAGGGCGGCTTCAGCTCATGATTCTTCCCGAGCCCTATAGATTTCTGGGGGTGTGGCCCCTGCCAGACCCCCACCTCTTACCACTGAGAAGATGTATTGTATTTATATGGCTCTAGCACCTTATATATTAAGTGTATTATGGTAATCCCTAGGAACCCAGTCACGGGCCAGGACcgcattgtgctgggcactgaacattatttattaggtgtactACGGTAATGCCTAAGAAACCCAGTCATGGGCCGGGCCcccactgtgcttggtgctgcacagacccagaACAGAGACAATCGCTGCCCCATGGAGCATAATGCAGAGCTCTGACTCCCTCACAGGGGGCACAGCCCACCTGCCCACAGGGGTCCCTGTGAACTTCCCCCCTCCACTCTGATCCCATGTCCCCCCACAGAGAGCGGGGCTGGGATTAAAATCAGGGCCCGTTCTCTGCACCAAGCCCTTAGGGGAGATTTCACCGAGCCCCATCTCGCCTGTTTCCTTCCCCCAAGCAGGATTCCCCGTCCCCGACCTGGCCGTGATCTCCTGGATGGAGCCCAGGGAAGAGCCGAGGATCCCGGATCTCCAGGGCTCTGAGGAAAGCGAGATCACCCGCACAGGTAAGGAATGAGGGACACCGGCTGGGAGTGAAGGGAaaagctgggatcccagccaagCCAGCGGGAGCCCCCCAGGTCTGTCTCCACTCGCTCTGTATCGTCCCCAGCAGGTCCCTGTGCTCACAGCCGGTGTCTCTCCTGGATCCCACCCCTGGCaggagccctcccctcccccagcctttctcTGAGGGCTCAGCTGGGATTTTGGGGCAGCCCtgaggaaggggttggggggatTTGCTTCCTGCCCATCAGGTTTTCTGCTCAGTGACAAACCCCTTTACTGACCCCTCTCTCCCCGGCGCAGGGAACAAGTCCCGGCTGGATTCTCTTCAGGAATCACTCTGTGAAATTTTCTCTATGTGTTCCCTGAAGGACATCAGACTCCATGATCATGTTATGGTCCCCTTCTGGCCTAAAAtcagtggggccagatccccggagggtgtaaatcaatgtcgctctgctggagtcagtggggccagatccccggagggtgtaaatcaatgtcgctctgctggagtcagtggggccagatccccggagggtgtaaatcagcattgctccacaGGAGTCGGTAATGGGGCTCTGCCCGTTTACACCTTCCTCTCTgaatctctcttcctttcccagcAGGCGAGAGGCGCTGGAGGCGGAGCCAGGAGAATCCCATCCAGGGAAACCTCAAGAGGCTGGAACCTCAGCAGACCTTCCCGGGGATAGCCCGGAAGTGGGCCATGCAGAACTCTAGCCCGGGCAGGACTTGGGGGAGCCAGCAGGGGGCCCTTGGTGCTAGAGGGCAGGAGGTGCCCCCGCCTGGCAGATCTGCTACATCTGGCCGCCAGGAGCGAGGCTTCGGACGGTTCCTGGGCATCCTCTTCGAGCCCTCGGCCGTGGCAAGGCCGCCTCGGCCCAGGGAGCGTGGGAGGGCCCCTGGGCGCAGCAAGGGCTCCGGGAGGCCCTACGGCTGCACCGAGTGCGACAAGAGCTTCCAGCAGAAGCCGCACTTGGTGACTCACCTGCGCACCCACGCAGGGGAGCGGCCCCACCGCTGCGCCCAGTGCGGGAGGAGCTTCTGCCACAAGCACCAGCTGACCCGGCACCACCAGGGACACGCCAAGGAGGAGACCGGTGCCGTGCTGAGCCTGGGACCCAAGGGGGCCGCCCCGGTGGTAGAGATCAGGGATGCACCGTGATGGTGACACTGCCATTCCTGCGTTAGATATTGCCTCAGCTTTCTGCTGCAATGCAATGCTGCAGCTTCTGTAGTGCCAGCGTTGGGCCCTCTGCTGAGGTGGGAGCCTGTGAAGGGTTCCGCAAAGCTCCAGGGACAGTCACTGGCTGGCATGACAGGGAGCTGAAAGAGCAGAGAATCGGGAGGGAGCGTTTATTGCTGCAGTCAGCAAAATGTGTTGTGATTGGTTAAGGATAAAGGGATGGGGCTGCCACCACTTCTTGGCCACTAAAAGACTGTCAGACATGCTTAAAAAGAAACCCTACAGCTCAAAGGAAAGGGAATAAGGGGGACGGTAAAAATAAATGCCTTACTTAAGACTTTACTTTTCACAGCCttcactgtttttccttctttttgtgtATCTTTAATACAAGGATAAAGAGATTTGGTTGTTGTTGCCATGGGATGAAGTCAGCAGTAATTTGACATGAAACCCCAGACCGCTTTCAACTCTTTAGTGTTAACTGACGGTTTTACTCTTACCCCTTTTTGGGCCTGGGACCCCCCTTTTCAGCACAAAAAGGGCCCTGAACAAAATTGGGATCACTGGACACTACTGGAATAAAGTGTACAGAAGGGTTCATAGACTgtaagggaccattagatcatctcctctgatctcctgtataacacaggccatacgactttcctgaattaatccctgtttgaactagagaagatcttttagaaaagcatccaatcttgatttaaaaattgccagggatggggaatccaccacagcctttggtaaattgttccactggttaattcccctcactgttaaaaaatggcAAGGCACTGATGCCTTGGTAAAACTGATTATTTTAATCACTAATAATCCCAGGAAATCCAGAGTTAAGAGTCCTGGAGAAATATTGGCACATCCCAATCTTGTGCATATTCATTGGAACAGGGCATCTCATCCCAGAGAAGGGAGAAAATGCTCCCTCTCTATGCACCTACAGAAACCTCCCTCTCTATGAATTTCCTGTCTTTGGGATCTGATCACCAATGAGTGTCTGTTCTGATGATGTAATCCTTCAGGGTGGAGTCTCTCTGGATAAAAATGCTTTTGCCTTTCTTGGACAGTTTCAACCGAGCTCAGTGGAATTATTTCTGTTAAATAAACACAGTCGTTGATATCATTAAATATTAGCAGGCAAATGTATAGCACGATCGAAAGGCTGGGAGCTGAGAGGAGGTGAATTCCAACAGGAAATAAAGCTCTGATTTTTAAGAGTCCAGGGGATTAACCATGGTTTATCCAGGAATGTGATGGATTCTTTTATCACTCGAAATCAAGACTGGACATTTCTCTTCAAAAGATCTAGTTCAACCAGCAGTTATGAGATGGATGCAGGAGCTACTAGGAGAAATTTTCTGACCTGTGTTAACAGGTCAGATTAAGCTGATCCTAATGGCCCTTTCTtgccttaaaatgtattaatctATTATTACTCCACACACTGTAAACACACCTTACAGGGCTGAACTGGCCTAAATTAGAAGAGAACCTCCATGACCTTTTGGTACATTTGGGCAAAGTGAGTCTAAAACACAACAGATCAGATCCATCACTCACCCCCATGGGGGCATTTTACATTTGCTTTGCAACAAGAATAAGACACAATCCAATGTGCAGAGCAGGAGGGATTCATGCCGGCCGCATGatttcctttttgcatttcgaGCAGGTGAGGCAATGAATCGGGTCTAgtcaatttcatttttgtttctaatcCATTTCACTTCCAGGCTCTAACATAATGGGGCCATCTCTGGGTTGCAAACAACGCAAGTTTCACAAAGCTTCCCCTGCTTCCTTATCAGCAGGATCTGATCCTAGACCCTTACAGTCCACAGCATGGGCCTCTACTGCTTGAGAGAAAGGAGTATTAGCATGCAGCTGTAGAAGGCTGTTATCTTCCATGTGGACCGGCCACAAGAGGCAGAGAAAACTATAAAAGGtgcattttctgatttaaaaaaaactggcatTAAACAAAAATTCCCTGCCCCTGTTCCTATAACCCCAGACATTATTAAACCAGGTCATTTTTTTacgagagaacccaggagtcctggcgcccagccccccctgctctaaacccccccccccaactccactcccctcccagagctgggcagagaacccaggagtcctggctcccagccctccctgctctaaccccccagccctcactcccctcccagagccggggagagaacccaggagtcctggctcccagcccccccagctcccactcccctcccagagctggggagagaacccaggagtcctggctcccagcccccccagctctaaccccccagcccccactgccctcccagagccggggagagaacccaggagtcctggctcccagcgcccccagctctaaccccccagcccccactcccctcccagagccggggagagaacccaggagtccgggctctccCCGGGGCAGCAGGCGGAGGGAGGCAGCCCAGGAGCGGGAACGATGAGGCAGGGAAGATTTCTAGGGGACTGGGTTGCCCGGCGCACTGCATCCTGTCCCcgctgagcagctgctggcagCGGGGTGAGCGGATCCTTATCCCCGACCCCAGCAGACGGAGCTTCTGCCCCTCCGGGTTCTGCGGGGAGCGGTGTTAGCTTCCCGGGGCCGCTGGCGGCCCCGCACCCCTGccgcaggggaagggggcagagagcggCTCAGCTGCAGGGATGAGGCTTTTACATAGCCCCGAGCACCGccgagggtgggatggggggcggCAACCCCCCCGGGCGGAAAGCAGCCACGCAGCTGTgcaaaggggctgggagccaggactcctgggttctctcccagctctgggaggggagtgagggctgggggggctgggagccaggactcctgggttctttcccagctctgggaggggagtggggttgggggggggttacagcaggggggggggctgggagacaggactcctccATCATTCTGGCACTGAGAACTGATTCTCTATGGAAGGCCCCTTGTGAAATTTCCCCTCAGCTTGGATCTGCCCCCGCCAGTGTGCACAGAACAAGGCCAGGTTCAAAACCAGGCAGCAGCCTCTGTTCCGAGCCCTCTGGGGAGATGTAACAAACTCACCTGTTTCCTCCCCTGCCAGCTGGATTCCCCGTCCCTGCCGTGATCGCCGAGATGCAGGGAGAGGAAGAGCCGTGTGTCCCGGATCTCCGGGGTGCTGAGGAACAGGAGAGCCTGAAAGGTGCCCGCAAAGGTGAGCAATGAGTGACACTGGTTCTGAGAGTGGCCAGGAGTGAAGGGAACAGCtgggatgccagcaaag is a genomic window of Malaclemys terrapin pileata isolate rMalTer1 chromosome 4, rMalTer1.hap1, whole genome shotgun sequence containing:
- the LOC128835571 gene encoding zinc finger protein 774-like, translated to MAAPAPVGFEEVAVYFSREEWGLLDEGQRQLYRDVMQENYQTLISLAGFPVPDLAVISWMEPREEPRIPDLQGSEESEITRTAGERRWRRSQENPIQGNLKRLEPQQTFPGIARKWAMQNSSPGRTWGSQQGALGARGQEVPPPGRSATSGRQERGFGRFLGILFEPSAVARPPRPRERGRAPGRSKGSGRPYGCTECDKSFQQKPHLVTHLRTHAGERPHRCAQCGRSFCHKHQLTRHHQGHAKEETGAVLSLGPKGAAPVVEIRDAPSGNDEAGKISRGLGCPAHCILSPLSSCWQRAGFPVPAVIAEMQGEEEPCVPDLRGAEEQESLKGARKAGGRMDEQCSQQHRPVGADPDGASPDEDASMGEDPHGMLPGGNESIEEDPHGPLSDETLSQVPALRQTSEHSPGSQTPSALESQWEKPPLAPTQPSPAPKKPPSREAHPTICSECGKSFTRSSLLAQHQRVHTGERPYQCTECGKSFSRSSTLIQHWRTHTGERPNTCTECGKGFSQRSDLVKHLRTHTGERPYQCPDCGQSFSRSSDLIKHQRIHTGERPYICPDCGKGFSRSSDLFQHQRTQRGEKPYKCTECGKKFSRSSNLIRHQRTHTGERPYVCPDCGRGFSQNSHYTDHQRSHRHEKPYHCTQCGKDFGRSSTLVKHWRTHTREIL